The following coding sequences lie in one Actinomyces capricornis genomic window:
- a CDS encoding multidrug effflux MFS transporter, which translates to MAAEHGTRDTAGATITIGLIAALAIQSAVPPFATDMYSPAFPRVTRDLATTSTSVGLTLTAFFVGMGLGQLIGGTGSDRWGRRAPMILGGLTCTLGGIVCALAPGIGVLMAGRVLQGLGGGAAAVVGRAVLVDVARGDQLARIMSILMALGALAPMIAPVAGGAVLSVAGWRAIFWCLAGFGVLMMAMAALLIPETLPAQERRGGGLRRFAQGLLDLVARRRFMGYMLTSAFSGFAMFAYVSASSFVLQQIKGLSPMEYSVFFACTAGSSMLMAILSSRLVGRLPPRRLIGAGLSLSALGITVVTLSVLVLDLALIPLCAGFVTTMAAQGFVFGNASALALSEARHIAGTASAFMGLVQAAAMGSSAPLASSGGGASATPMVVVMLVGITGAWCAFTLAGRGAAQHHLPEV; encoded by the coding sequence GCCACGGACATGTACTCCCCGGCCTTCCCCCGCGTCACCCGCGACCTGGCCACCACCTCCACCTCGGTGGGCCTGACCCTGACCGCCTTCTTCGTCGGCATGGGCCTGGGCCAGCTCATCGGCGGCACCGGTTCGGATCGGTGGGGCAGGCGGGCGCCCATGATCCTGGGCGGCCTGACCTGCACCCTGGGAGGCATCGTCTGCGCCCTGGCCCCAGGCATCGGCGTGCTCATGGCCGGGCGGGTCCTCCAGGGCCTGGGCGGTGGCGCGGCCGCCGTCGTGGGGCGGGCGGTCCTGGTCGACGTCGCCCGCGGGGACCAGCTGGCCCGCATCATGTCCATCCTCATGGCCCTGGGGGCCCTGGCCCCCATGATCGCCCCAGTGGCCGGGGGAGCGGTCCTGTCCGTGGCCGGCTGGCGGGCCATCTTCTGGTGCCTGGCCGGCTTCGGCGTGCTCATGATGGCCATGGCGGCCCTCCTCATCCCCGAGACCCTGCCCGCCCAGGAGCGCCGGGGCGGGGGACTGCGCCGCTTCGCCCAGGGCCTCCTGGATCTGGTCGCCCGACGGCGCTTCATGGGCTACATGCTCACCTCCGCCTTCTCCGGCTTCGCCATGTTCGCCTACGTCTCGGCCTCCTCCTTCGTCCTGCAGCAGATCAAGGGCCTGAGCCCCATGGAGTACTCGGTGTTCTTCGCCTGCACCGCGGGCTCCAGCATGCTCATGGCCATCCTCAGCTCCCGCCTGGTGGGGCGCCTCCCGCCGCGCCGGCTCATCGGGGCCGGCCTGAGCCTGTCGGCCCTCGGCATCACCGTGGTGACCCTCAGCGTGCTGGTGCTCGACCTGGCCCTCATCCCCCTGTGCGCGGGCTTCGTCACGACCATGGCCGCCCAGGGCTTCGTCTTCGGCAACGCCAGCGCCCTGGCCCTGTCCGAGGCCCGGCACATCGCCGGGACCGCCAGCGCCTTCATGGGCCTGGTCCAGGCGGCGGCCATGGGGTCCTCCGCCCCACTGGCCAGCTCCGGGGGCGGCGCCAGCGCCACCCCCATGGTGGTGGTCATGCTCGTGGGCATCACCGGAGCCTGGTGCGCCTTCACCCTGGCGGGACGGGGCGCCGCGCAGCACCACCTGCCCGAGGTCTGA
- a CDS encoding DUF559 domain-containing protein, whose translation METSTRASAALGGISADIHHPLDRSLLPRLVRTGRGVRAQRLVSVGARASRPGPGLRLAPGILWVPHEEASRWQHQYTLCLARAITAQATQRSMRCLSHTSAALILGLPMMSREPDVYVAVPSRPRQVRTPLPLIGVPSSGPPRPLPGPGRLCRQVSLWRRQLDLTGEEIAVVNGMAVTSALRTAFDCACDEPAHNALVIADAALRLVCRPQRRRPWVHERTEAMARRVWEGLFDRHPRRRGISQARAVLAAATPMADSPGESAARWLSLALGLTPPRPQYLIETRRGQYWVDLCWPEQGIVIEVDGQVKYESPQDLWEEKRRQDAIQAQGWTVMRITYEEFYDLLALAQRIESVFPAGTVTAAVPAAGMLWPGRGLDDGLPEGSMLAAPRG comes from the coding sequence ATGGAGACGAGCACCCGCGCATCAGCAGCCCTCGGCGGGATCAGCGCCGATATTCACCACCCCCTGGATCGCAGCCTCCTGCCGCGCCTGGTGCGCACCGGGCGCGGCGTGCGGGCGCAACGGCTCGTCTCCGTGGGAGCACGCGCCAGCCGACCCGGCCCGGGCCTGCGCCTGGCCCCCGGCATCCTGTGGGTGCCCCACGAGGAGGCCTCCCGCTGGCAGCACCAGTACACGCTCTGCCTGGCTCGGGCGATCACCGCCCAGGCCACCCAGCGCTCCATGCGCTGCCTGAGCCACACTTCGGCCGCCCTCATCCTGGGACTGCCCATGATGAGCCGGGAGCCGGATGTCTACGTCGCCGTGCCCTCCAGGCCCCGGCAGGTCCGCACCCCGCTGCCGCTGATCGGCGTCCCCTCCAGCGGCCCGCCCCGCCCGCTTCCCGGCCCGGGCCGCCTGTGCCGGCAGGTCTCCTTGTGGCGCCGCCAACTGGACCTCACCGGCGAGGAGATCGCCGTGGTCAATGGGATGGCCGTCACCAGTGCGCTGCGCACCGCCTTCGACTGCGCCTGCGATGAGCCCGCCCACAATGCGCTGGTCATCGCCGACGCCGCGCTGCGACTGGTGTGCCGCCCCCAGCGCCGCCGCCCCTGGGTGCATGAGCGGACCGAGGCCATGGCCCGCAGGGTCTGGGAGGGGCTTTTCGATCGTCACCCCCGTCGTCGAGGGATATCGCAGGCCCGAGCCGTCCTGGCCGCGGCCACCCCGATGGCCGACTCCCCGGGGGAGAGTGCGGCTCGCTGGCTGTCCCTGGCGCTGGGACTGACACCGCCCCGCCCCCAGTACCTGATCGAGACGCGGAGGGGGCAGTACTGGGTGGATCTGTGCTGGCCGGAGCAGGGCATCGTCATCGAGGTCGATGGCCAGGTCAAGTACGAGTCGCCGCAGGACCTCTGGGAGGAGAAGCGGCGCCAGGACGCGATCCAGGCTCAGGGCTGGACCGTCATGCGCATCACCTACGAGGAGTTCTACGACCTCCTGGCCCTGGCCCAGCGCATTGAATCGGTCTTCCCGGCCGGCACCGTGACAGCGGCAGTGCCCGCCGCCGGCATGCTCTGGCCCGGCAGGGGGCTCGACGATGGCCTGCCCGAGGGCTCGATGCTCGCCGCACCGCGCGGGTAG
- a CDS encoding tRNA (adenine-N1)-methyltransferase: MTSSSPSAPSPQDALPSAHQPLPRTATQDVLGQAGRRGPFRYGERLQVTDSKGRKSTFVLDERGYFQSVRGSFYHRDVVGLAEGSVITTDTGHELLLLRPLLADYVLSMPRGAQVVYAKDSGQIIALGDIFPGARVLEAGVGSGALTMNLLSAIGHSGRLISIERREDFAHIAASNVDSWFGGHHPAWELRTGDFADVVEACVEPASIDRIVLDMLAPWENVEAGARALAPGGVYLAYVATVTQLSRTVEALRHSGLFTEPESWESMVRTWNVDGLAVRPDHRMVAHTGFLLSARRLAPGSQPLTRKRPPARGAYDEGGYWLPEDVKERTSTDKKVRRVLRDTRAKQPDDATPVLPGTPQPAQSGGSHD; this comes from the coding sequence ATGACGTCTAGCAGTCCCAGCGCGCCCAGCCCCCAGGACGCGCTGCCCTCAGCCCACCAGCCCCTTCCACGCACCGCCACCCAGGACGTCCTGGGCCAGGCGGGGCGCCGTGGCCCCTTCCGCTACGGCGAGCGCCTCCAGGTCACCGACTCCAAGGGCCGCAAGAGCACCTTCGTCCTGGATGAGCGCGGCTACTTCCAGTCCGTGCGCGGCTCCTTCTACCACCGCGACGTCGTGGGGCTGGCGGAGGGCAGCGTCATCACCACCGACACCGGTCACGAGCTCCTCCTGCTGCGCCCCCTGCTGGCCGACTACGTGCTGTCCATGCCGCGCGGCGCCCAGGTGGTCTACGCCAAGGACTCCGGCCAGATCATCGCCCTGGGCGACATCTTCCCCGGCGCCCGCGTCCTGGAGGCGGGAGTGGGCTCGGGGGCGCTGACCATGAACCTGCTCTCGGCCATCGGCCACAGCGGGCGCCTGATCTCCATCGAGCGGCGCGAGGACTTCGCCCATATCGCCGCCTCCAACGTCGACTCCTGGTTCGGCGGCCACCACCCCGCCTGGGAGCTGCGCACCGGGGACTTCGCCGACGTCGTGGAGGCCTGCGTGGAGCCGGCCAGCATCGACCGCATCGTGCTGGACATGCTCGCCCCCTGGGAGAACGTCGAGGCCGGTGCCCGCGCCCTGGCCCCCGGCGGGGTGTACCTGGCCTACGTGGCCACCGTCACCCAGCTCTCCCGCACCGTGGAGGCCCTGCGCCACAGCGGCCTGTTCACCGAGCCCGAGTCCTGGGAGTCCATGGTGCGCACCTGGAACGTCGACGGCCTGGCGGTGCGCCCCGACCACCGCATGGTCGCCCACACCGGCTTCCTCCTGTCCGCCCGCCGTCTGGCCCCGGGCTCCCAGCCCCTGACGCGCAAGCGGCCGCCTGCCCGCGGCGCCTACGACGAGGGCGGCTACTGGCTGCCCGAGGATGTCAAGGAGCGCACCAGCACCGACAAGAAGGTCCGCCGCGTCCTGCGCGACACCCGCGCCAAGCAGCCCGACGACGCCACCCCCGTCCTGCCCGGGACCCCGCAGCCAGCCCAGAGCGGAGGCAGCCATGACTGA
- the arc gene encoding proteasome ATPase: MTDASDHRSPAEAARSRGRGDQDFASHQLREARAEAVSLSAKNERLVAALTSARERIAELGAQLDEVTLPPVTLGLLTSLPTASAPRGGAGRGRESEDDHRPREVGVNLSGRHMHLGVHPSVPQEDLQVGRTVAVNDQLLVVDTLPPPQTGETVTLDEVLGPTRVLATSASGSERVLTLASHLDAAGLKPGDTLAADLRADVVTAVVERTSVEQLVVTETPDVSWEDIGGLGAQIQEIRDALELPFKHPGLYRSYGLRPPKGLLLYGPPGCGKTLIAKAVATSLASTTHGSSRSPAFLNIKGPELLSKFVGETERQIRAIFEQARKAAAEDRPVVVFFDEMEALFRTRGTGVSNDVETTIVPQVLAEIDGVEALRNVLIIGASNREDMIDPAVLRPGRLDLKIRIERPDAVGAEEILAKHLTAELPLDPAELAARKGDRAATAAALRRAAIDALYAKTAGTAVLEVVYVDGTIETLHLSDLVSGAMLAAVVARAKTASIKDELAGGSGGLSTARVLEAVTAEARRSEEVTGANTPEGWTRVLGGRRGVVRSVRRLGPRPTGTQGRRPGGTQVRR, encoded by the coding sequence ATGACTGACGCCAGCGACCACCGCAGCCCGGCCGAGGCAGCCCGGAGCCGGGGCCGCGGCGACCAGGACTTCGCCAGCCACCAGCTGCGCGAGGCCCGCGCCGAGGCCGTGAGCCTGAGCGCCAAGAACGAGCGCCTCGTCGCCGCCCTGACCAGCGCCCGCGAGCGCATCGCCGAGCTCGGCGCCCAGCTCGACGAGGTCACCCTGCCGCCGGTGACCCTCGGCCTGCTCACCAGCCTGCCGACCGCCAGTGCGCCGCGGGGCGGGGCGGGGCGGGGCCGCGAATCGGAGGATGACCACAGGCCCCGCGAGGTGGGGGTCAACCTCTCGGGGCGCCACATGCACCTGGGGGTCCACCCCAGCGTGCCCCAGGAGGACCTCCAGGTGGGCAGGACCGTGGCCGTCAACGACCAGCTCCTCGTGGTCGACACCCTCCCGCCGCCCCAGACCGGTGAGACGGTCACCCTCGATGAGGTCCTGGGCCCCACCCGGGTGCTGGCCACCAGCGCCTCGGGTTCCGAGCGGGTCCTGACCCTGGCCTCCCACCTGGATGCCGCCGGTCTCAAGCCCGGTGACACCCTGGCCGCCGACCTGCGGGCCGACGTGGTCACGGCGGTGGTCGAGCGCACGAGTGTCGAGCAGCTGGTGGTCACCGAGACCCCGGATGTCTCCTGGGAGGACATCGGTGGCCTGGGCGCCCAGATCCAGGAGATCCGCGACGCCCTGGAGCTGCCCTTCAAGCACCCCGGCCTCTACCGCTCCTACGGGCTGCGCCCGCCCAAGGGCCTGCTGCTCTACGGGCCCCCCGGATGCGGCAAGACGCTCATCGCCAAGGCCGTGGCCACCTCCCTGGCCTCGACCACTCATGGGAGCTCGCGCAGCCCCGCCTTCCTCAACATCAAGGGGCCCGAGCTGCTGAGCAAGTTCGTGGGGGAGACCGAGCGCCAGATCCGGGCGATCTTCGAGCAGGCCCGCAAGGCCGCCGCCGAGGACCGGCCCGTGGTGGTGTTCTTCGACGAGATGGAGGCCCTGTTCCGCACTCGGGGCACCGGGGTGTCCAATGATGTGGAGACCACGATCGTGCCCCAGGTGCTGGCCGAGATCGACGGCGTGGAGGCCCTGCGCAATGTGCTCATCATCGGGGCCTCCAACCGGGAGGACATGATCGACCCCGCGGTCCTGCGGCCCGGGCGCCTGGATCTGAAGATCCGCATCGAGCGCCCCGACGCCGTGGGGGCTGAGGAGATCCTGGCCAAGCACCTGACCGCCGAGCTCCCCCTGGATCCCGCCGAGCTGGCGGCACGCAAGGGGGACCGGGCGGCCACGGCCGCGGCCCTGCGGCGCGCCGCTATCGACGCCCTGTACGCCAAGACCGCCGGGACCGCCGTCCTGGAGGTCGTCTACGTCGACGGGACCATCGAGACCCTGCACCTGTCGGACCTGGTCAGTGGGGCGATGCTCGCCGCCGTGGTGGCCAGGGCCAAGACCGCCTCCATCAAGGACGAGCTGGCCGGGGGCAGTGGCGGCCTGAGCACGGCCCGGGTCCTGGAGGCGGTGACCGCCGAGGCCCGTCGCAGTGAGGAGGTCACCGGGGCCAACACCCCCGAGGGCTGGACGCGCGTCCTGGGCGGCAGGCGCGGGGTGGTGCGCAGCGTGCGGCGCCTGGGCCCGCGGCCCACGGGGACCCAGGGCCGGCGGCCCGGTGGGACGCAGGTGCGGCGATGA
- a CDS encoding proteasome accessory factor PafA2 family protein, which translates to MSGSALGPVRRPVGLETEYGVLGQPGAGGGPNSPGIPSAPANPMVMASQIVQAYAVRSRAGLVGPDGRSAPAVRWDYEGEDPLADMRGGRLDRADADPSQLTDDPERPAPSAAPPWGDRPRPSAEEANLPRATTAVLPNGARLYVDHAHPEYSSPEVLTPRDALVWDRAGEVIARRAMAAHLRDLPGQEIVLYKNNVDGKGASYGSHENYLVERSVPFASLAAGLTPFLVTRPVMVGAGRVGLGQRSQEPGFQISQRADYIESAIGLQTTFNRPIINTRDEPHADAGRFRRLHVINGDANRFDVPIYLKVASTSLMLWLLEHSHRLGRGLGALEGLELCGDAVEECWAVSHDTALTHHLATRSGPMTALEIQRACLAAVEEVVRQGCGGADGAGGVAEHAADQADAALSVWRQCLDALEQWAARRSGPAPALVEWVAKLELCEAMRARSGTGWDDPRLAALDIQWADLREGRSVVDKLDAAGRIHRLVNPDEVEAAADTPPRGTRAAVRGAAVAHQPAVVAASWTSLVLDPPGRPSLLRLELPGAVALSDDETAAMIEAIGRAAQPGGDLPPQD; encoded by the coding sequence ATGAGCGGCAGTGCGCTGGGGCCGGTGCGGCGCCCCGTGGGCCTGGAGACCGAGTACGGGGTGCTGGGCCAGCCCGGGGCCGGGGGCGGCCCCAACAGCCCTGGCATCCCCTCCGCCCCCGCCAACCCCATGGTCATGGCCTCCCAGATCGTCCAGGCCTATGCGGTGCGCTCACGAGCGGGCCTGGTAGGGCCCGATGGCCGGAGCGCTCCGGCGGTGCGCTGGGACTATGAGGGGGAGGACCCGCTGGCGGACATGCGCGGAGGCCGCCTGGATCGCGCCGACGCCGACCCCAGCCAGCTCACCGACGACCCCGAGCGCCCCGCGCCGAGCGCCGCCCCGCCCTGGGGGGACCGCCCCCGCCCCAGCGCCGAGGAGGCGAACCTGCCCCGGGCCACCACCGCGGTGCTGCCCAACGGGGCGCGCCTCTACGTCGATCACGCCCACCCCGAGTACTCCTCGCCCGAGGTGCTCACCCCCCGCGACGCCCTGGTGTGGGACCGGGCCGGGGAGGTCATCGCCAGGCGCGCCATGGCCGCCCATCTCCGGGACCTTCCCGGTCAGGAGATCGTGCTGTACAAGAACAATGTCGATGGCAAGGGCGCCTCCTACGGCTCCCACGAGAACTACCTGGTGGAGCGCTCGGTGCCCTTCGCCTCCCTGGCCGCGGGCCTGACCCCCTTCCTGGTCACCCGCCCCGTCATGGTGGGCGCCGGGCGCGTGGGCCTGGGGCAGCGCAGCCAGGAGCCCGGCTTCCAGATCAGCCAGCGCGCCGACTACATCGAGTCCGCCATCGGGCTGCAGACCACCTTCAACCGGCCCATCATCAACACCCGGGATGAGCCCCATGCCGACGCCGGCCGCTTCCGCCGCCTGCATGTCATCAACGGCGACGCCAACCGCTTCGATGTGCCCATCTACCTCAAGGTCGCCTCCACCAGCCTCATGCTGTGGCTCCTGGAGCACTCCCATCGCCTGGGGCGGGGCCTGGGCGCCCTGGAGGGCCTGGAATTGTGCGGGGATGCGGTGGAGGAGTGCTGGGCGGTCTCCCATGACACGGCGCTGACCCACCACCTGGCCACCCGCAGCGGCCCCATGACGGCCCTGGAGATCCAGCGGGCCTGCCTGGCGGCCGTCGAGGAGGTGGTGCGCCAGGGCTGCGGGGGCGCCGATGGCGCTGGTGGGGTCGCCGAGCACGCAGCGGATCAGGCGGATGCGGCCCTGTCGGTGTGGCGCCAGTGCCTGGACGCCCTGGAGCAGTGGGCGGCCCGGCGCAGCGGCCCGGCCCCCGCCCTGGTGGAGTGGGTGGCCAAGCTCGAGCTGTGCGAGGCCATGCGGGCCCGCTCGGGCACGGGCTGGGACGACCCCCGCCTGGCGGCCCTGGACATCCAGTGGGCCGACCTGCGGGAGGGCAGGTCGGTGGTGGACAAGCTCGACGCCGCCGGCCGCATCCACCGCCTGGTCAACCCCGATGAGGTCGAGGCCGCGGCCGATACCCCGCCCCGGGGCACCAGGGCCGCGGTCCGTGGCGCCGCCGTGGCCCACCAGCCCGCCGTCGTGGCGGCCTCCTGGACCTCCCTGGTCCTGGACCCGCCCGGCCGTCCCAGCCTCCTGCGCCTGGAGCTTCCCGGGGCGGTGGCCCTCAGCGACGATGAGACCGCCGCCATGATCGAGGCGATTGGTCGAGCGGCGCAGCCTGGGGGAGACTTGCCCCCACAGGACTGA
- a CDS encoding ubiquitin-like protein Pup gives MTPVTPQTAGQGRIQAAGGPEAPQDDAVTGAQVQVTGVDEILDEIDSVIETNAAAFVQGFVQKGGQ, from the coding sequence ATGACACCCGTGACGCCGCAGACCGCAGGGCAGGGACGCATCCAGGCCGCCGGTGGCCCCGAGGCCCCCCAGGACGACGCCGTCACGGGCGCCCAGGTGCAGGTCACCGGCGTGGATGAGATCCTCGACGAGATCGACTCCGTCATCGAGACCAATGCGGCGGCCTTCGTCCAAGGATTCGTCCAGAAGGGCGGCCAGTGA
- the pafA gene encoding Pup--protein ligase, translating to MSGSRPTARRIIGIETEYGITCASGTAGPPPMDADQAARALFDPIIQRGRSSNVFTRSGGRLYLDVGSHPEYATAECDRLEDLLAQDRAGDLIMADLADQANARLEDRGVTGRIHLLKNNLDAEGNGFGCHENYLVRRSGSFWQDAQTLVPHLVTRQILVGAGHIAPDARGRARYCFSQRADQTWEALSAATTRARPMINTRDEPHADAERYRRMHIIVGDSSIAQGSTLLKAGAMDLLLDYLESGGDLSDLALAEPMRAIREVSSDLRAAVALELADGRTITPVDLQHEHLERVTAHVQAELDPTDLQRQVLDLWGRGLEAVRSGRYEAVAAELDWAAKLQLLTRYTQRTGARLDDPRVARLALAYHDVTSGEGLRPRLERAGLLRRYIDQEACRAAVTRPPATTRARLRGAAVARAEDLRLDLSVDWVSLRLDDGVCRPVSLTDPFRAVDERVDALLAAMDDRGLDPGAGMRPA from the coding sequence ATGAGCGGCTCACGCCCCACGGCACGCCGCATTATCGGGATCGAGACCGAGTACGGCATCACCTGCGCCTCGGGCACGGCAGGCCCGCCGCCCATGGACGCCGACCAGGCCGCCCGGGCCCTGTTCGACCCCATCATCCAGCGCGGGCGCTCCTCCAATGTCTTCACCCGCTCCGGGGGGCGCCTCTACCTCGACGTCGGCTCCCACCCCGAGTACGCCACCGCCGAGTGCGACCGCCTGGAGGACCTGCTGGCCCAGGACCGCGCCGGCGACCTCATCATGGCCGACCTGGCCGACCAGGCCAATGCGCGCCTGGAGGACAGGGGCGTGACCGGGCGCATCCACCTGCTGAAGAACAACCTGGACGCCGAGGGCAACGGCTTCGGCTGCCACGAGAACTACCTGGTGCGCCGCTCGGGGAGCTTCTGGCAGGACGCCCAGACCCTGGTGCCCCACCTGGTCACCCGCCAGATCCTCGTGGGGGCCGGGCACATCGCCCCCGATGCGCGCGGGCGGGCGCGCTACTGCTTCTCCCAGCGCGCCGATCAGACCTGGGAGGCGCTCTCGGCGGCTACCACCCGGGCCCGCCCCATGATCAACACCCGCGATGAGCCGCACGCCGACGCCGAGCGCTACCGGCGGATGCACATCATCGTCGGGGACTCCAGCATCGCCCAGGGCTCCACCCTGCTCAAGGCCGGGGCCATGGATCTGCTGCTGGACTACCTGGAGTCCGGCGGTGACCTGTCCGACCTGGCCCTGGCCGAGCCCATGCGCGCCATCCGGGAGGTCAGCAGCGACCTGAGGGCCGCTGTGGCCCTGGAGCTGGCCGATGGGAGAACCATCACTCCGGTCGACCTGCAGCACGAGCACCTGGAGCGGGTCACCGCCCACGTCCAGGCCGAGCTCGACCCCACCGACCTGCAGCGCCAGGTCCTCGACCTGTGGGGCCGGGGCCTGGAGGCGGTGCGCTCGGGCCGGTATGAGGCCGTGGCCGCGGAGCTGGACTGGGCGGCCAAGCTCCAGCTGCTCACCCGCTACACCCAGCGCACCGGCGCCCGGCTCGATGATCCGCGGGTGGCCCGACTCGCTCTGGCCTACCACGACGTCACCAGTGGGGAGGGGCTGCGGCCCCGCCTGGAGCGGGCGGGGCTGCTGCGCCGCTACATCGACCAGGAGGCCTGCCGGGCGGCGGTGACCCGGCCGCCCGCCACCACGCGCGCCCGCCTGCGGGGCGCGGCCGTGGCCCGTGCCGAGGACCTGCGCCTGGACCTCAGTGTGGACTGGGTGAGCCTGAGGCTGGACGACGGCGTCTGCCGCCCCGTCAGCCTGACCGACCCCTTCCGGGCTGTTGATGAGCGTGTCGATGCGCTCCTGGCGGCCATGGATGACCGGGGTCTCGACCCCGGTGCCGGGATGCGGCCAGCATGA